The genomic interval ATCGTTCTGGCACAGGCAAACAAGATAAACCTTATCAAAATGTCAATGCTGGACGAGGACGCATTCACGGCATAGAAATAAGCGCACAAGTGCCCATTTTTAGAGATTTGTATATAGAAAGTAATTATACCCTTACTCTTGCTACGATTCTCAAAAATAATGCAAAAAAAGATACAGAGGGCAAACAACTTGCAGCAACACCCAAACATATAACTAATCTAGCACTTAATTACTTCCCACAATATGGATTATATGCTTCAATTTGGGCGTATTATGCACCTGCATTCTATGCTGATGACCTCAATACTCCAGCTTTAAACAATACCTATGGCAATTATGAATCTCAATTTACTCTTAATGCCAAATGTGGTTATAACTTTAAAAATGGCATTGATTTATCTGCAAGTTTTATGAATATCACAAATAATCGCTTCTATGATTTTTACCAAGTAGCTGGAGCAAATTATTCCTTGCAGTTGCGATATAAATTATAATTTCAAAGAAGTATTTTAGCGACCTAAAGATATAATCTCTCTTTAATTTGAAGGAGAGATTATATGCAAAAGCCACGAATAGTTCTTAAAATTGGCTCTTCAAACCTTTGTAATGGCAAAATCATTGACAAAACCCAAATTAAAGCATTAGCACAAATTATCAGTGAGCTCAAGATGCGTTTTGATGTGATTCTTGTCAGTTCCGGAGCAGTAGCAAGCGGTCATACTACGCTGCACATAGATAGAAATACTTTGCAAAACAAACAAGCCCTAGCAAGTATCGGTCAGCCTTTGCTAATGGAATCTTATCGTGAGGCATTAAAAGATTATGCAATTCCTACTGCACAATTGCTCCTTGTGTGGCGTGATTTCGATTCTCGCAAAAATACAACTTTTGCAAAGGATACGATTGATACACTTCTAGCACACAATGCACTCCCTATTATTAATGAAAATGATACTATTGCCACAGATGAAATGGTTTTTGGCGACAATGATAGGCTTGGTGCTTATGTAACATATTATTTTGGTGCAAAACTCCTTATTATTTTAAGCGATATTGATGGCTATTTTGACAAAAATCCTCATCAATATGATGATGCACAAATCCTCCCTATAGTGCATTCTATTCCTTCTCAAGCATTAGAACAAACTCATAGCCCACACGGAGATTTTGCCACAGGAGGGATTGTTACCAAACTTATAGCAGCAGATTTTTTACTTCAACGCAAATGTATGATGTTTTTAAGCCACGGACGCAAACTTGATGTATTAAGAGATTTTCTTCTACATAATAAACAGAGTTCGGGCACACTTTTTTGCCCTGCAGATTCTCAAGGTATAAAGACGCTTATATGAAACTGATTCTCGCTGGAACACCTGCATTTGCATCGGCAATATTTACACCCATAATAAAAAGCAAAATATTTGATATTCTTGCTCTTATCTGTCAGCCTGATAAGCCATTTGGTCGCAAAAAAGAGCCCAAAGCCCCGCACACAAAAGAGAATTTTGCTTCAATGGGAATTGACATTTTACAACCCAATAAAATTGATGAAATATTTATTGCTCATATTCAAGCATTACAACCTGATGTGATACTTGTAGTAGCGTATGGGAAGATTTTACCTAAAGCTTTTTTAGAGATTGCACCTTGTATTAATATTCACGCTTCAATTTTGCCTCTATGGCGCGGTGCAAGCCCTATTCAGCAGATGATACTTACTCAACCCCTA from Helicobacter hepaticus ATCC 51449 carries:
- the proB gene encoding glutamate 5-kinase, yielding MQKPRIVLKIGSSNLCNGKIIDKTQIKALAQIISELKMRFDVILVSSGAVASGHTTLHIDRNTLQNKQALASIGQPLLMESYREALKDYAIPTAQLLLVWRDFDSRKNTTFAKDTIDTLLAHNALPIINENDTIATDEMVFGDNDRLGAYVTYYFGAKLLIILSDIDGYFDKNPHQYDDAQILPIVHSIPSQALEQTHSPHGDFATGGIVTKLIAADFLLQRKCMMFLSHGRKLDVLRDFLLHNKQSSGTLFCPADSQGIKTLI